From Trypanosoma brucei gambiense DAL972 chromosome 5, complete sequence:
tcattactgttcttattataatattcgtatatacacactcataacactctcttaatattattatccttattatcattatcattattattactattataatattcgtatatacacacactcataacactcttctattattattatgattactatcattactgttcttattataatattcgtatattcacactctcacaacactctcctattattattatgattactatcattactgctctcattataatattcgtatatacacaccctcacaacactctcctattattattatgattactatcattactgttcttattataatattcgtatatacacactcataacactctcttaatattattatcattattattatattattactgttcttattataatattcgtatatacacactcataacactctcttaatattattatcattattattatattattactgttcttattataatattcgtatatacacactcacaacactctcctttcattatcattattattatctattatattataatattagtatatacacacactcacaatactctcctattattatcattattattattattactgctcttattataatattcgtgtatacacacactcacaacactctcatattattattattattattgctcttattataatattcatacatacacactcacaacactctcctattattattatgattattattattactgctcttataataatattcgtatatacacactgaCATCACTCTCTTAATcagtatcattattattattactgctattattataatattcgtatattcacactctcacaacactctcctattattattatgattactatcattactgttcttattataatattcgtatattcacactctcacaacactctcctattattattatgattactatcattactgttcttattataatattcgtatatacacactcataacactctcttaatattattatcattattattatattattactgttcttattataatattcgtatatacacactcataacactctcttaatattattatcattattattatattattactgttcttattataatattcgtatatacacaccctcacaacactctcctattattattatgattactatcattactgttcttattataatattcgtatatacacactcataacactctcttaatattattatcattattattatattattactgttcttattataatattcgtatatacacacatcacaacactctcctttcattatcattattattatatattatattataatattagtatatacacacactcacaatactctcctattattattatcattattattattactattatcattattgctGCTcacattataatattcgtatatacatacactcacaacactcttctatcattatcattattattattattactgctcttattataatattcgaaTATAcatacactcacaacactcttctatcattatcattattattattattactgctcttactATAATATTCgaatatacacacactcacaacactctcctattattattatcatcattattattactattatcattattgctgctctcattataatattcgtatatacacaccctcacaacactctcctttcattatcattattattatctattatattataatattagtatatacacacactcacaatactctcctattattattatcatcattattattactattatcattattgctGCTcacattataatattcgtatatacatacactcacaacactcttctatcattatcattattattattattactgctcttattataatattcgaatatacacacactcacaacactcttctatcattatcattattattatctattatattataatattagtatatacacacactcacaatactctcctattattattatcatcattattattactattatcattattgctGCTcacattataatattcgtatatacatacactcacaacactcttctatcattatcattattattattattactgctcttattataatattcgaaTATAcatacactcacaacactcttctatcattatcattattattattattactgcttttattataatattcgtatatacatacactcacaacactcttctatcattatcattattattattattactgctctcattataatattcgtatatacacaccctcacaacacactcctattattattatgattactatcattactgctctcattataatattcgtatatacacaccctcacaacactctcctattattattatgattactatcattactgttcttattataatattcgtatattcacactctcacaacactctcctattattattatgattactatcattactgttcttattataatattcgtatatgcacactgaCATCACTCTCTTATcagtatcattattattattactgctcttattataatattcgtatatacacattcacaacactctgctatcattattactattattattactgctattattataatattcgtatatgcacactgaCATCACTCTCTTATcagtatcattattattattaatgcTATTACTATCACATTAGTACATGTACACTCATAACACACTcctattattaccattatcatcatcatcactgttATAACTCTAACTAAATTCAGTAAAATAAAGCaaccaaatgaaaaatattaaaataacaATACTTTGCACACGTTATCGCACTATTACTTCACGCCAAGTTTATACTCTCATacaaaatttccattttccaAAAACTTTcaaattttcaaaaatttgctcacttttattaaaaagtattaaaatatatcatatTTTATCAAATTCTATCAAATTatctcaaaaagaaaatttcataaatttgagaaaaaatttttagaaTGCTAAAATACCACAAAACTCACCAAATcagcagccatactcagagccaatttcttatttactgGAAAACTGGAAGAGAGTCACTCATATTTGGGAGGTTTGCCCTCTTGGTTTTGGTGTAAAAGTTATCCAACCACATTTGCAGGGGGAAGAAGCTGGGAGTCAatcgctctttttttcacaAAATGTCTGATCCTGGTGTGTAAAGAAAACGTTTTTCCTATCTTTCCCTTCCGATCCTTGGCTTGATTTTTCTAGctcctccttcacttttttttctttttcaacaCACACTTGTCTCTGACATCGTTAAAAACGAACCTCNNNNNNNNNNNNNNNNNNNNNNNNNNNNNNNNNNNNNNNNNNNNNNNNNNNNNNNNNNNNNNNNNNNNNNNNNNNNNNNNNNNNNNNNNNNNNNNNNNNNATACCTCCGCAGGGGATGTAGCCCTCACAATGTCACCAATCTCTGCTTGCATGTTGTACATTAACAGCTTCATCCGATCCAACCGTTCGTCAGCAGGGGCACGAGCGTTGTAACCAGCAACCATACCATCAATGAGAGCTAACATGTTTCGCAGCTGGGTGTAGAATGCACTGCTCTCGAACTTCGCAGCATCCATATACCGAACGTGCTCTTCAATCCAGTGTTGTGCCTGCGGCGCATCAGACAATAGCGCAGAGAGACCCTCAGGACCCTCAAACGTATTGTTTATGGAAGCCTTCATGCTCTCATACGTGGCGTAGCCTTCACCAAAACCTACAGCCTTGTATGCCAGTAGCACGCGCTCTGCTGACGGTTCCGCTTCTCCAGGCAAATGCATGAAACCATCGTTTGCCACAGCAGTCACAACGTCCCAACCGGTCTTGTTGAAAGTGTTACTCACATTCACGATTGCAGCATACTTACCAGATGCAAGACCATCCGTAGCATAGAAACCGCCGCTCGTGGCGTTA
This genomic window contains:
- a CDS encoding lysosomal membrane glycoprotein, (fragment) codes for the protein MMCTATVMRTPSAVLCLLLAATLTLSTPVVVRGEVLKDATPTVVTVWYNATSGGFYATDGLASGKYAAIVNVSNTFNKTGWDVVTAVANDGFMHLPGEAEPSAERVLLAYKAVGFGEGYATYESMKASINNTFEGPEGLSALLSDAPQAQHWIEEHVRYMDAAKFESSAFYTQLRNMLALIDGMVAGYNARAPADERLDRMKLLMYNMQAEIGDIVRATSPAEV